A region from the Nocardioides coralli genome encodes:
- a CDS encoding Glu/Leu/Phe/Val family dehydrogenase produces the protein MSSTVDLFDLGSEHEQVVFANDPATGLRAIIAVHSTALGPSLGGTRFYPYASTDDALRDVLALSRGMTYKAALAGLDLGGGKAVIIGDPATLKSEALLRAYGRFVQSLRGRYHTACDVGTFSEDMDHVARECDYVTGRTVAHGGAGDSSVLTAYGVFQGMRAAAEAVWGEPTLAGRTVGVAGVGKVGHHLVRHLFEDGATVVVTDVSAAAVERVREENPQVQAVADTDAMVAANLDVYAPCALGGALTDEVVQTLSAKIVCGAANNQLAHPGVEKVLEEKGVLYAPDYCVNSGGLIQVADELEGFSFDRAQQRASKIFDTTRAVFETARRDGVPPAVAADRLAERRIREVGRLRGIWLG, from the coding sequence ATGTCCAGCACCGTCGACCTCTTCGACCTCGGCTCCGAGCACGAGCAGGTCGTCTTCGCCAACGACCCGGCCACCGGGCTGCGCGCCATCATCGCCGTGCACTCCACCGCCCTGGGGCCCTCGCTGGGTGGCACCCGCTTCTACCCCTACGCCTCGACCGACGACGCGCTGCGCGACGTGCTCGCCCTCTCCCGGGGCATGACCTACAAGGCCGCCCTCGCGGGCCTCGACCTCGGTGGCGGCAAGGCGGTCATCATCGGCGACCCGGCCACGCTCAAGAGCGAAGCCCTGCTGCGCGCCTACGGCCGCTTCGTCCAGTCGCTGCGCGGGCGCTACCACACCGCCTGCGACGTGGGGACCTTCAGCGAGGACATGGACCACGTGGCCCGTGAGTGCGACTACGTCACCGGTCGCACCGTCGCCCACGGCGGTGCCGGCGACAGCTCGGTGCTGACGGCGTACGGCGTGTTCCAGGGGATGCGCGCGGCCGCCGAGGCGGTCTGGGGCGAGCCGACCCTGGCCGGTCGCACCGTCGGGGTCGCCGGGGTCGGCAAGGTGGGCCACCACCTGGTCCGGCACCTCTTCGAGGACGGCGCCACCGTCGTGGTGACCGACGTGTCGGCCGCGGCGGTCGAACGGGTCCGCGAGGAGAACCCGCAGGTGCAGGCGGTCGCCGACACCGACGCGATGGTCGCCGCCAACCTCGACGTCTATGCCCCGTGCGCACTCGGCGGCGCGCTCACCGACGAGGTGGTGCAGACGCTGTCGGCGAAGATCGTGTGCGGCGCCGCCAACAACCAGCTCGCCCACCCGGGGGTGGAGAAGGTGCTGGAGGAGAAGGGCGTGCTGTACGCCCCCGACTACTGCGTGAACTCCGGCGGCCTGATCCAGGTCGCCGACGAGCTCGAGGGCTTCTCCTTCGACCGGGCCCAGCAGCGCGCCAGCAAGATCTTCGACACCACCCGGGCTGTCTTCGAGACCGCCCGTCGCGACGGGGTGCCGCCGGCCGTGGCAGCCGACCGGCTCGCCGAGCGACGGATCCGTGAGGTCGGTCGGCTGCGCGGGATCTGGCTGGGCTGA
- a CDS encoding metallopeptidase family protein gives MPVTMGREEFERLVEAALDDIPDEIAELIRNVVVLVEDDPPPDDPDLLGLYDGVALTERYGEPNLELPDRIFVFRRPLLAFAEDEEHLVEEVRITVVHEVAHHFGIEDDRLHDLGYA, from the coding sequence ATGCCGGTGACGATGGGGCGCGAGGAGTTCGAGCGGCTCGTCGAGGCCGCCCTCGACGACATCCCCGACGAGATCGCCGAGCTGATCCGCAACGTCGTCGTCCTCGTCGAGGACGACCCGCCGCCCGACGACCCCGACCTGCTGGGCCTCTACGACGGGGTGGCGCTCACCGAGCGGTACGGGGAGCCCAACCTCGAGCTGCCCGACCGCATCTTCGTGTTCCGCCGGCCGCTGCTCGCCTTCGCCGAGGACGAGGAGCACCTCGTCGAGGAGGTGCGGATCACGGTCGTCCACGAGGTCGCCCACCACTTCGGGATCGAGGACGACCGGCTGCACGACCTCGGCTACGCCTAG
- a CDS encoding CehA/McbA family metallohydrolase, with translation MCDGHHHGTPPHRPLTRRTALATAGTGLLLAGLTSPETAAARAPGSRPATGAARSSRITAGRTLVHADLHNHTLLSDGDGDPALAFDSMRSAGLDVAALTDHATMSDNALGDLIKDAMPQDYHQVGGLTPQGWDRTAAYADAADVDGAFTAVRGFEWSHPLLGHMNVWFSEHYTDVVQSGLMAPFLEWLRREPGLVLDGGGDGIAGFNHPGREPGRFEEFRFDPRLRDRVVSLEMFNRTDDYLFEGYADGRSSPLSACLDAGWRTGITGVTDEHGTDWGHPEGKGRTGLWVAEHTRAGVKAAMRDRRFFATRTSGLRVDAVAAVQGRRPAPMGSALPLRRGDVTFVLDLARDDSWRGRMLSVQVLRPGGRVPEVVATRDFRVGGLVAVTVPLDVADGDWVLLRVADPHARNETPGPDGHPGNLRGIAYTSPWWLTP, from the coding sequence ATGTGCGACGGCCACCACCACGGCACCCCGCCCCACCGACCGCTCACCCGACGTACGGCGCTGGCGACGGCGGGCACCGGCCTGCTGCTCGCCGGACTGACCTCGCCCGAGACCGCCGCGGCACGGGCCCCCGGATCGCGGCCGGCGACGGGCGCGGCCCGCAGCTCGCGGATCACGGCCGGCCGCACCCTCGTGCACGCCGACCTGCACAACCACACCCTGCTCTCCGACGGCGACGGCGACCCCGCTCTTGCCTTCGACTCGATGCGGAGCGCGGGGCTCGACGTCGCGGCCCTCACCGACCACGCGACCATGTCCGACAACGCGCTCGGGGACCTGATCAAGGACGCGATGCCGCAGGACTACCACCAGGTGGGCGGGCTGACGCCGCAGGGCTGGGACCGCACGGCCGCCTATGCCGACGCCGCCGACGTCGACGGGGCGTTCACGGCCGTCCGCGGCTTCGAGTGGTCCCACCCGCTGCTCGGCCACATGAACGTGTGGTTCAGCGAGCACTACACCGACGTCGTGCAGTCGGGACTCATGGCGCCCTTCCTCGAGTGGCTCCGTCGCGAACCCGGGCTGGTGCTCGACGGCGGCGGCGACGGCATCGCGGGCTTCAACCACCCGGGTCGCGAGCCCGGCCGCTTCGAGGAGTTCCGGTTCGACCCCCGGCTGCGCGACCGCGTGGTCTCCCTGGAGATGTTCAACCGCACCGACGACTACCTCTTCGAGGGGTACGCCGACGGCCGGAGCTCGCCGCTCTCGGCCTGCCTCGACGCCGGCTGGCGCACCGGCATCACCGGCGTCACCGACGAGCACGGCACCGACTGGGGCCACCCGGAGGGCAAGGGCCGGACCGGGCTGTGGGTCGCCGAGCACACCCGGGCCGGCGTCAAGGCTGCGATGCGTGACCGGCGCTTCTTCGCGACCCGGACCTCGGGGCTGCGGGTGGACGCCGTGGCGGCGGTGCAGGGTCGTCGGCCGGCGCCGATGGGGTCAGCGCTGCCACTGCGACGGGGTGACGTCACCTTCGTGCTCGACCTGGCCCGGGACGACAGCTGGCGTGGCCGGATGCTGTCGGTACAGGTGCTGCGGCCGGGCGGGAGGGTGCCGGAGGTGGTGGCGACGCGGGACTTCCGGGTGGGGGGACTGGTGGCCGTCACGGTGCCGCTCGACGTAGCGGACGGTGACTGGGTGCTGCTGCGGGTCGCGGACCCGCACGCGCGCAACGAGACGCCCGGGCCCGACGGGCACCCCGGCAACCTGCGGGGGATCGCCTACACGAGCCCGTGGTGGCTCACACCGTGA
- a CDS encoding PAS domain S-box protein — translation MIDDVALFRALVETSPAGVWLLDDDGRTLYANARMAEMLGRTPAEMEGLSAYDVHDELGKAQFAEHMKHARDGDPGHDDRLAMYLRADGSPIWLQASWRPVHAADGSRVGFLHQYHDHTEHRLELKALEQREQLMADAQAITGIGSWEWDVLRDETWWSDQLYETYGVGRDFVADFAGYLSRIHPEDREQVQAAISSIFEGADDFEFTARVVRGDDGRILWCHGMGQVVRDDAGRPIRVIGTNQDVTDQVTAEREVAEYTRRLALLREVAEAANQSTNLVETLARAADTLADTPGWEPLAAIVREADGSLAALDLSTPELPWHQPPDLELAERAWQSGQVEHLPVIGREETHSLVALPIAHGGGVACVVELVGDEVPPDTASRDLMTQIATQLGRVAERERAAAELAEARDEAMEASRLKSEFLATMSHEIRTPMNGVIGLNDLLLRTDLDPEQRRLAEALHGAGRTLRGIINDILDLSKIEAGKLELEVVDFDVRTVAGQAVDLLRAQAVDKGLDLTLTVGDEVPTYVSGDAVRWSQILANLLSNAVKFTDAGHVEVSVGVEPRDTLGTVIAVAVSDTGPGVPLDAQPGLFDAFTQLDPSTTRRHGGTGLGLAIARQLVDALGGRLTLDSVPGKGSTFRFTAVFGTATRDAMDKPAVQDGATPPTAAPQRVLVVEDNQVNQLVAVGLLENAGFEADVAEDGVEAVAALHDGHQYAAVLMDCRMPRMDGFAATREIRANEPLGTRVPIIAMTASALEGERERCLAAGMDDFLTKPVDSARLQQVVRGWIDGTASAETVQPQLPGPRGDVLDLARIDMLHELVKDGLSLFQRSSGNFIAHAADHLTAIGAAVEAGDPEELTATAHKLKGSALNLGLPRVGEVARELEEQGRSGDLGASTAALSMLSREVQLAVAALERARAARA, via the coding sequence GTGATCGACGACGTGGCGTTGTTCCGCGCGCTGGTGGAGACCAGCCCCGCGGGCGTGTGGCTGCTCGACGACGACGGCCGGACGCTCTACGCCAACGCGCGGATGGCCGAGATGCTGGGCCGCACCCCCGCGGAGATGGAAGGCCTCTCGGCCTACGACGTGCACGACGAGCTCGGGAAGGCGCAGTTCGCCGAGCACATGAAGCACGCCCGCGACGGTGACCCCGGCCACGACGACCGGCTGGCGATGTACCTGCGCGCCGACGGCTCCCCGATCTGGCTGCAGGCCAGCTGGCGGCCCGTCCACGCCGCAGACGGGAGCCGCGTCGGCTTCCTCCACCAGTACCACGACCACACCGAGCACCGGCTCGAGCTCAAGGCCCTCGAGCAGCGCGAGCAGCTGATGGCCGACGCGCAGGCCATCACCGGCATCGGCAGCTGGGAGTGGGACGTGCTGCGCGACGAGACGTGGTGGTCCGACCAGCTCTACGAGACCTACGGGGTGGGCCGCGACTTCGTCGCCGACTTCGCCGGCTACCTCTCCCGCATCCACCCCGAGGACCGCGAGCAGGTGCAGGCCGCCATCTCCTCGATCTTCGAGGGCGCCGACGACTTCGAGTTCACCGCCCGCGTTGTCCGCGGCGACGACGGCCGGATCCTGTGGTGCCACGGCATGGGGCAGGTGGTGCGGGACGACGCCGGACGCCCGATCCGGGTCATCGGCACCAACCAGGACGTCACCGACCAGGTCACCGCCGAGCGGGAGGTCGCGGAGTACACCCGACGGCTCGCCCTGCTGCGTGAGGTCGCGGAGGCAGCCAACCAGTCCACCAACCTCGTCGAGACCCTGGCCAGGGCCGCCGACACCCTGGCCGACACCCCGGGCTGGGAGCCGCTCGCCGCGATCGTCCGCGAGGCGGACGGGTCGCTGGCGGCGCTCGACCTCAGCACTCCCGAGCTGCCGTGGCACCAGCCGCCCGACCTCGAGCTCGCCGAGCGCGCCTGGCAGAGCGGGCAGGTCGAGCACCTGCCCGTCATCGGCCGCGAGGAGACCCACAGCCTGGTCGCGCTCCCGATCGCCCACGGCGGTGGCGTCGCCTGTGTCGTCGAGCTGGTCGGCGACGAGGTGCCGCCCGACACCGCCTCCCGCGACCTGATGACGCAGATCGCCACCCAGCTCGGCCGGGTCGCCGAGCGCGAGCGCGCCGCCGCCGAGCTCGCCGAGGCCCGCGACGAGGCGATGGAGGCATCGCGGCTCAAGTCGGAGTTCCTGGCGACCATGAGCCACGAGATCCGGACGCCCATGAACGGGGTGATCGGTCTCAACGACCTGCTGCTGCGGACCGACCTGGACCCCGAGCAACGGCGGCTCGCCGAGGCACTCCACGGCGCCGGACGCACCCTGCGCGGCATCATCAACGACATCCTCGACCTGTCCAAGATCGAGGCCGGGAAGCTGGAGCTGGAGGTCGTGGACTTCGACGTCAGGACGGTGGCAGGACAGGCGGTCGACCTGCTCCGCGCCCAGGCCGTCGACAAGGGCCTCGACCTCACCCTCACCGTGGGCGACGAGGTGCCGACGTACGTCAGCGGCGACGCCGTGCGCTGGAGCCAGATCCTGGCCAACCTGCTCTCCAACGCGGTCAAGTTCACCGACGCGGGGCACGTCGAGGTCAGCGTCGGCGTGGAGCCGCGAGACACCCTGGGCACGGTCATCGCGGTCGCAGTGTCCGACACCGGACCCGGGGTGCCGCTCGACGCCCAGCCGGGACTCTTCGACGCCTTCACCCAGCTCGACCCCTCCACGACCAGACGCCACGGCGGGACCGGCCTGGGCCTGGCGATCGCGCGGCAGCTCGTCGACGCACTCGGCGGCCGCCTCACCCTCGACAGCGTCCCCGGCAAGGGCTCGACGTTCCGGTTCACCGCCGTCTTCGGCACCGCGACCCGTGACGCCATGGACAAGCCGGCGGTCCAGGACGGGGCCACCCCGCCGACGGCGGCCCCGCAGCGGGTGCTCGTCGTCGAGGACAACCAGGTCAACCAGCTGGTGGCGGTCGGGCTGCTGGAGAACGCCGGGTTCGAGGCCGACGTGGCCGAGGACGGCGTCGAGGCGGTGGCGGCGCTGCATGACGGGCACCAGTACGCCGCGGTGCTGATGGACTGCCGGATGCCGCGCATGGACGGGTTCGCCGCCACCCGGGAGATCCGCGCCAACGAGCCGCTCGGCACGAGGGTGCCGATCATCGCGATGACCGCATCTGCGCTGGAGGGCGAGCGGGAGCGCTGCCTCGCCGCCGGGATGGACGACTTCCTGACCAAGCCGGTCGACTCGGCGCGGCTGCAGCAGGTCGTGCGGGGGTGGATCGACGGCACCGCCTCGGCCGAGACCGTGCAGCCGCAGCTGCCCGGACCGCGCGGCGACGTCCTCGACCTCGCCCGCATCGACATGCTGCACGAGCTGGTCAAGGACGGGCTCAGCCTGTTCCAGCGCAGCTCGGGCAACTTCATCGCCCACGCGGCCGACCACCTCACCGCCATCGGGGCCGCGGTCGAGGCCGGCGACCCCGAGGAGCTGACCGCCACCGCCCACAAGCTCAAGGGCAGCGCGCTCAACCTGGGCCTTCCCCGGGTGGGCGAGGTCGCGAGGGAGCTGGAGGAGCAGGGGCGCAGCGGCGACCTGGGCGCGTCCACCGCCGCGCTGTCCATGCTCTCGCGGGAGGTCCAGCTCGCGGTCGCCGCGCTCGAGCGGGCCCGGGCAGCGCGCGCCTGA
- a CDS encoding DUF3073 domain-containing protein, with protein sequence MGRGRAKAKQTKVARELKYRTHETDFGALARELHGEEQDEKTEIDPDEADPWSDYADSERD encoded by the coding sequence ATGGGGCGCGGCCGAGCCAAGGCTAAGCAGACGAAGGTCGCTCGCGAGCTGAAGTACCGCACTCACGAGACGGACTTCGGCGCGCTGGCGCGAGAGCTGCACGGCGAGGAGCAGGACGAGAAGACCGAGATCGACCCGGACGAGGCCGATCCGTGGTCTGACTACGCCGACAGCGAACGCGACTGA
- a CDS encoding NAD(P)/FAD-dependent oxidoreductase — MVSNQPTNEPATEPVDGQRHRVVVIGSGFGGLFGTKALRRSDVDVTMIAKTTHHLFQPLLYQVATGILSEGEIAPPTREVLSRQKNARILLGEVTGIDLEQRLVTSEVLGRPTVTPYDSLIVAAGAAQSYFGNDHFAEHAPGMKSIDDALELRGRIFGAFEMAELGATRGDDVDHHLTFVVVGAGPTGVEMAGQIAELSRRTLEKDFRAINTHSARVILVDAAGQVLPPFGARLGAKAQAELEKLGVEVVLGAMVTDVDERGLELKYKDGRTERVNAVTKIWAAGVQASPLGRTLAEQTGAPLDRAGRIGVNADLTLPGHPEVFVVGDMIALDNLPGVAQVAIQGAKYAAKEIDGRLQGKAPQKPFKYFDKGSMAIISRFDAVAMVGKLRFSGLLAWLSWLAVHLVYLTGFKNRVTALLRWTISFLGSGRSERTTTEQQIFARSALARLKGGAADLVSPPGAYDAARDLIEVTRRELEERAEEEARLTDAGVRGVPSDGR; from the coding sequence ATGGTGAGCAACCAGCCGACCAACGAGCCGGCCACCGAGCCGGTCGACGGCCAGCGACACCGGGTGGTGGTCATCGGCTCCGGTTTCGGAGGCCTGTTCGGGACCAAGGCGCTCCGGCGGTCCGACGTCGACGTCACGATGATCGCCAAGACGACGCACCACCTCTTCCAGCCGCTGCTCTACCAGGTGGCCACCGGGATCCTCTCCGAGGGCGAGATCGCGCCGCCCACCCGTGAGGTGCTGAGCCGCCAGAAGAACGCCCGGATCCTGCTCGGTGAGGTCACGGGGATCGACCTGGAGCAGCGGCTGGTGACCTCCGAGGTCCTCGGCCGGCCCACGGTCACGCCCTACGACTCGCTGATCGTCGCGGCCGGCGCGGCCCAGTCCTACTTCGGCAACGACCACTTCGCCGAGCACGCGCCCGGGATGAAGAGCATCGACGACGCGCTGGAGCTGCGGGGCCGCATCTTCGGGGCCTTCGAGATGGCTGAGCTCGGCGCCACGCGCGGCGACGACGTGGACCACCACCTCACCTTCGTGGTCGTGGGCGCCGGTCCCACCGGCGTGGAGATGGCCGGCCAGATCGCCGAGCTGTCGCGGCGCACCCTGGAGAAGGACTTCCGCGCCATCAACACCCACTCGGCGCGGGTGATCCTCGTCGACGCCGCCGGTCAGGTGCTGCCGCCCTTCGGTGCGCGGCTCGGGGCCAAGGCGCAGGCCGAGCTGGAGAAGCTCGGGGTCGAGGTCGTCCTCGGCGCGATGGTCACCGACGTCGACGAACGCGGCCTCGAGCTCAAGTACAAGGACGGGCGCACCGAGCGCGTCAACGCGGTCACCAAGATCTGGGCCGCGGGCGTGCAGGCCAGCCCGCTGGGCCGGACGCTGGCCGAGCAGACCGGGGCGCCACTGGACCGGGCCGGCCGGATCGGTGTCAACGCCGACCTGACGCTGCCCGGCCACCCCGAGGTCTTCGTGGTCGGCGACATGATCGCCCTCGACAACCTCCCCGGCGTCGCGCAGGTCGCCATCCAGGGCGCCAAGTACGCCGCCAAGGAGATCGACGGCCGGCTGCAGGGCAAGGCGCCGCAGAAGCCGTTCAAGTACTTCGACAAGGGCTCGATGGCGATCATCAGCCGCTTCGACGCGGTCGCGATGGTCGGCAAGCTCCGTTTCTCCGGGCTGCTGGCGTGGTTGAGCTGGCTGGCCGTCCACCTCGTCTACCTGACCGGCTTCAAGAACCGGGTCACCGCGCTGCTGCGCTGGACGATCTCGTTCCTCGGCAGCGGCCGCTCGGAGCGGACCACGACCGAGCAGCAGATCTTCGCGCGGTCCGCCCTGGCCCGGCTCAAGGGCGGAGCGGCCGACCTGGTCTCGCCGCCCGGGGCCTACGACGCCGCCCGCGACCTGATCGAGGTGACCAGGCGCGAGCTGGAGGAGCGGGCCGAGGAGGAGGCGCGGCTCACCGACGCGGGCGTCCGCGGCGTACCGTCCGACGGGCGCTGA
- the purM gene encoding phosphoribosylformylglycinamidine cyclo-ligase encodes MQGEPVTDRPGHAYAEAGVSIEAGDKAVELMKGWVEKARRPEMIGGIGGFAGLFDASALKDYDRPLLATSADGVGTKVAIAQALDKHDTIGFDLVGMLVDDLVVCGAEPLFLTDYIATGRVVPERIAAIVKGIAEACVAAGCALIGGETAEHPGLLGPDDYDVAGSTTGVVEADRLLGPGRVRPGDAVIAMEASGLHSNGYSLVRHVLLGGAGWTLDRHVEDLGRTLGEELLEPTRIYAKACLALAAATDTHAMSHVTGGGLAANLERVLPVEVDVTIERGTWTPQPVFDLVRQVGGVSQADLEQTLNCGVGMVALTSAGDVEEALRVLGLHGVRAWVAGEVTGAGSGRVRLVGNHPGW; translated from the coding sequence ATGCAAGGAGAGCCCGTGACCGACCGACCGGGGCACGCGTACGCCGAGGCCGGCGTCTCGATCGAGGCGGGTGACAAGGCCGTCGAGCTGATGAAGGGCTGGGTCGAGAAGGCTCGTCGTCCGGAGATGATCGGCGGCATCGGGGGGTTCGCGGGCCTCTTCGACGCCTCGGCGCTCAAGGACTACGACCGCCCGCTGCTGGCCACCTCCGCCGACGGCGTCGGCACGAAGGTCGCCATCGCACAGGCGCTCGACAAGCACGACACGATCGGCTTCGACCTGGTCGGGATGCTGGTCGACGACCTCGTCGTCTGTGGCGCCGAACCCCTCTTCCTCACCGACTACATCGCCACCGGACGGGTGGTGCCCGAGCGGATCGCCGCGATCGTCAAGGGCATCGCCGAGGCGTGTGTCGCCGCTGGCTGTGCACTTATCGGCGGGGAGACCGCCGAGCACCCGGGGCTGCTGGGGCCCGACGACTACGACGTCGCCGGCTCGACCACCGGCGTCGTGGAGGCCGACCGCCTGCTGGGCCCGGGCCGGGTGCGCCCCGGAGACGCCGTCATCGCCATGGAGGCCAGCGGTCTGCACTCCAACGGCTACTCCCTGGTGCGCCACGTGCTGCTCGGCGGTGCCGGCTGGACGCTGGACCGCCACGTGGAGGACCTCGGCCGGACCCTGGGGGAGGAGCTGCTGGAGCCGACCAGGATCTACGCCAAGGCCTGCCTGGCGCTGGCCGCGGCCACCGACACCCATGCCATGTCCCACGTGACCGGCGGCGGACTGGCCGCCAACCTCGAGCGGGTGCTGCCGGTGGAGGTCGACGTGACCATCGAGCGGGGGACGTGGACCCCGCAGCCCGTCTTCGACCTGGTGCGACAGGTCGGCGGCGTGTCCCAGGCCGATCTCGAGCAGACCCTCAACTGCGGCGTGGGCATGGTCGCCCTGACGTCGGCCGGCGACGTCGAGGAGGCACTGCGGGTGCTCGGGCTCCACGGGGTGCGGGCGTGGGTGGCTGGCGAGGTCACCGGCGCAGGCTCCGGCCGGGTGCGGCTGGTCGGCAACCACCCGGGCTGGTAG
- a CDS encoding NupC/NupG family nucleoside CNT transporter codes for MIDVVWGIGGMAGLLVIALALSSNRKAIRWRTVLAALGLQVGFGVIVLSWSLGQRGLEAASRGVQAVIDSSREGIGFLFGPVLPEEGDGVVFAFQVLPVIVFFAALTAVLYHWGVLQRVVSWLGGALGRLLGTSHAESVNAAANIFVGQTEAPLVIRPFVSGLSRSGLFAVMVGGLSTVAGSVLVGYSLLGAPLEYLIAASFMAAPGALLMAKIIVPEDDPDAVARERELVSSTSSARAAGAGDSSADVPPAEVEDDAREEEDRGEAESDGLHHRNTIDAAASGAADGLRLAATIGAMLLAFISLIALINLAVGGVGGWFGQEDLTFEQILGWIFAPVMSMIGVPWAEAAEAGSFLGQKVVVNEFVAFTGFGPEIGSYSEKTAAIITFALTGFANLGSLGILLGGLGGIAPERRPDIAALGLRAVLAATLANLMSAAIAGILIG; via the coding sequence ATGATCGACGTCGTGTGGGGCATCGGCGGCATGGCCGGTCTGCTGGTGATCGCGCTGGCGCTGTCCAGCAACCGCAAGGCCATCCGCTGGCGCACCGTCCTGGCCGCGCTGGGGCTGCAGGTCGGATTCGGCGTCATCGTGCTCTCGTGGTCGCTCGGCCAGCGCGGTCTCGAGGCGGCCTCGCGGGGCGTCCAGGCGGTCATCGACTCCTCGCGGGAGGGGATCGGCTTCCTCTTCGGGCCGGTGCTGCCCGAGGAGGGGGACGGCGTGGTGTTCGCCTTCCAGGTGCTGCCCGTCATCGTCTTCTTCGCCGCCCTGACCGCCGTGCTCTACCACTGGGGGGTCCTGCAGCGGGTGGTCTCGTGGCTCGGTGGGGCGCTGGGGCGCCTGCTCGGGACGTCGCACGCCGAGTCGGTCAACGCGGCCGCCAACATCTTCGTGGGCCAGACCGAGGCGCCGCTGGTGATCCGCCCCTTCGTCTCGGGGCTCTCCCGATCGGGGCTCTTCGCGGTGATGGTGGGAGGTCTGTCGACGGTCGCGGGGTCGGTGCTCGTCGGCTACTCGCTGCTCGGCGCGCCCTTGGAGTACCTCATCGCCGCCAGCTTCATGGCGGCCCCGGGCGCGCTGCTGATGGCGAAGATCATCGTTCCCGAGGACGACCCGGACGCCGTGGCGAGGGAGCGCGAGCTGGTGTCCTCCACCTCGTCGGCGCGGGCAGCCGGTGCCGGGGACAGCTCCGCCGACGTACCGCCCGCGGAGGTCGAGGACGACGCGCGCGAGGAGGAGGACCGCGGGGAGGCGGAGTCCGACGGGCTGCACCACCGCAACACGATCGACGCGGCGGCATCGGGAGCGGCCGACGGCCTGCGGCTGGCCGCGACGATCGGCGCGATGCTGCTGGCCTTCATCTCGCTGATCGCGCTGATCAACCTCGCGGTCGGGGGCGTGGGCGGCTGGTTCGGCCAAGAGGACCTGACTTTCGAGCAGATCCTGGGGTGGATCTTCGCGCCCGTGATGTCGATGATCGGCGTGCCGTGGGCCGAGGCCGCGGAGGCCGGCAGCTTCCTGGGTCAGAAGGTCGTGGTCAACGAGTTCGTCGCGTTCACCGGGTTCGGGCCGGAGATCGGCAGCTACAGCGAGAAGACCGCCGCCATCATCACCTTCGCGCTCACCGGCTTCGCGAACCTGGGGTCGCTGGGCATCCTGCTCGGCGGGCTGGGCGGGATCGCGCCCGAGCGCCGCCCCGACATCGCGGCGCTCGGCCTGCGCGCCGTGCTCGCGGCGACGCTGGCCAACCTGATGAGTGCCGCGATCGCGGGCATCCTCATCGGTTGA
- a CDS encoding ATP-binding protein, protein MPLSRPALAVGTGPRSVHAARRWVVEVLADIGRPELSEPAELAVSELVTNAVLHAEPPISVLVRGTRGHPRIEVRDGSTEPPVLPQPSELDPLADVDEADLMVTFGRGLDIVARSSDAWGAEIEETGKVVWFTPALTTREHGTLGTISGLTELLERSPSPDNIPFHLLGAPVRHLADFERHYRELRREVRLLALAHDDEYPLAKNLSALFGSMQRELREGLDSDDVRRAREAGEATTDLTVRLSRESAETMGRFVELLDFADEFCRQERMLALARSPEQRSFQTWFLTEFIRQQAGQSPLPFAREQPQRVRA, encoded by the coding sequence ATGCCGCTGAGCAGGCCTGCGCTTGCTGTGGGGACCGGGCCTCGCAGCGTCCACGCCGCGCGCCGCTGGGTGGTCGAGGTGCTCGCCGACATCGGCCGACCCGAGTTGTCCGAGCCCGCCGAGCTCGCAGTCTCCGAGCTGGTCACCAACGCCGTCCTCCACGCCGAGCCCCCCATCTCCGTGCTGGTCCGCGGTACCCGTGGCCACCCCCGCATCGAGGTCCGTGACGGCTCCACCGAACCGCCCGTGCTGCCCCAGCCCTCCGAGCTCGACCCCCTCGCCGACGTCGACGAGGCCGACCTGATGGTGACCTTCGGCCGCGGGCTCGACATCGTGGCCCGCTCGTCCGACGCCTGGGGAGCCGAGATCGAGGAGACCGGCAAGGTCGTCTGGTTCACCCCCGCGCTCACCACCCGCGAGCACGGCACGCTCGGCACGATCAGCGGTCTGACCGAGCTGCTCGAGCGCAGCCCCAGCCCCGACAACATCCCGTTCCACCTGCTGGGGGCACCGGTCCGTCACCTCGCCGACTTCGAGCGCCACTACCGCGAGCTGCGTCGCGAGGTGCGACTGCTGGCGCTGGCCCACGACGACGAGTACCCGCTGGCCAAGAACCTCTCGGCGCTCTTCGGGTCGATGCAGCGTGAGCTGCGCGAGGGCCTCGACAGCGACGACGTACGCCGGGCGCGGGAGGCGGGCGAGGCGACCACCGACCTCACCGTGCGGTTGTCCCGGGAGAGTGCCGAGACGATGGGGCGGTTCGTGGAGCTGCTCGACTTCGCCGACGAGTTCTGCCGGCAGGAGCGGATGCTGGCCCTGGCGCGCAGCCCCGAGCAGCGGTCGTTCCAGACCTGGTTCCTCACCGAGTTCATCCGGCAGCAGGCCGGTCAGTCGCCGCTGCCCTTCGCCCGGGAGCAGCCCCAGCGCGTCCGCGCCTAG